From Magnolia sinica isolate HGM2019 chromosome 13, MsV1, whole genome shotgun sequence, one genomic window encodes:
- the LOC131224166 gene encoding pentatricopeptide repeat-containing protein At3g22690-like, which produces MYAEFGCVEFARQVYEEMPNSKRNEVSWACLIAGFVNNDRLKEALDLFNGNDWREMKVDQVTLAIVLSACGRTRDLDLGKEIHCYIEEEGIEMSVILCNSLMGMYLKCGCLEIGRRLFLDMTERDSVSWNVFISGFAENGCLEESLEMLTEMRLRGVKADEATFLSLILGCWRLDFGIVIHDHAKEMGFELNIPICNALITMYSRIGSIDMGRQLFDDMPERDIVSWNSMIAGYARSGSMDAARLLFERMPNKDNFSCSTMIMGYVRQGQSDEAMKIYKMLLVEGIEPDRVTITSVLSACSHLGLLEEGASVHLYLEKIGMQIDTALGTALIDMYAKCGCLEKAIEVFEGPFERDVFTWTTMISGLAMHGHGKEAVNLFQQMQCVGEELTKPNSVTFLSVLSACTHAGLVEDGRQIYDSMSNDYGIEPTMVHKGCMVDLLGRAGQLNEAVEFIASLGSEVDVCVWGALLGACRIHRNVELGEFATKKILELDPMHHGAHVLMSNIYAEAGQWDDSKRMRRKMMDEEIAKEVGQSWIEMNGILREFTAGDISNNGSNEH; this is translated from the coding sequence ATGTATGCGGAGTTTGGGTGTGTTGAGTTTGCACGGCAGGTGTATGAGGAAATGCCCAATAGTAAGAGAAATGAGGTTTCTTGGGCTTGTTTGATTGCTGGGTTTGTTAATAATGATCGCCTGAAAGAGGCATTGGATCTTTTTAATGGAAATGATTGGAGGGAGATGAAGGTTGATCAGGTCACATTGGCTATTGTGCTTTCTGCGTGCGGACGGACCCGGGATTTGGATCTGGGGAAGGAAATTCATTGTTATATTGAGGAAGAGGGGATTGAAATGAGTGTAATTCTCTGCAATTCGTTGATGGGTATGTATTTGAAGTGCGGGTGTTTGGAAATCGGCCGAAGGCTGTTCTTGGACATGACGGAGAGGGATTCCGTTTCTTGGAATGTGTTCATTTCAGGGTTTGCGGAGAATGGGTGTTTGGAAGAGAGCCTAGAAATGCTTACTGAGATGCGATTGAGGGGTGTGAAAGCTGATGAGGCCACCTTTCTGAGCTTGATTTTGGGTTGCTGGCGgcttgattttggcattgtgattcATGATCATGCCAAAGAGATGGGGTTTGAGTTGAACATCCCAATCTGCAATGCGCTTATCACTATGTATTCAAGAATTGGAAGCATTGATATGGGGAGACAACTGTTTGATGATATGCCTGAAAGAGATATTGTCTCATGGAACTCTATGATTGCAGGTTATGCTCGATCAGGTTCTATGGATGCTGCTCGCCTTCTTTTTGAACGGATGCCCAATAAGGATAATTTTTCATGTAGCACAATGATTATGGGGTATGTCAGGCAGGGTCAATCAGATGAAGCAATGAAAATCTACAAAATGCTTCTAGTTGAAGGTATAGAACCCGACAGGGTAACTATAACCAGTGTTCTTTCTGCATGTTCTCATTTGGGGCTGCTAGAAGAAGGAGCATCAGTCCATCTCTACTTGGAGAAGATCGGAATGCAAATTGATACTGCTTTGGGCACTGCTTTGATCGACATGTATGCAAAATGCGGGTGTTTGGAGAAGGCCATCGAAGTTTTTGAAGGCCCATTTGAGAGGGATGTGTTTACATGGACCACAATGATTTCGGGATTGGCCATGCATGGACATGGGAAAGAGGCTGTCAATCTCTTCCAACAAATGCAATGTGTAGGAGAAGAATTGACCAAACCCAATTCTGTCACCTTTTTAAGTGTTCTATCTGCTTGTACTCATGCTGGATTGGTTGAAGATGGACGGCAGATCTATGACAGCATGTCGAATGATTATGGAATAGAGCCCACAATGGTGCACAAGGGATGCATGGTTGATCTACTTGGGCGGGCTGGACAGTTAAATGAAGCAGTTGAGTTTATAGCAAGCTTGGGGTCTGAAGTTGATGTCTGCGTATGGGGAGCCCTATTGGGTGCCTGTAGAATCCATCGAAATGTCGAGTTGGGTGAATTTGCTACTAAGAAGATACTTGAGCTGGACCCTATGCACCATGGAGCCCATGTTCTTATGTCTAACATTTATGCAGAGGCAGGCCAGTGGGATGATTCAAAGAGGATGAGGAGGAAAATGATGGATGAAGAGATTGCCAAGGAAGTTGGTCAGAGTTGGATTGAAATGAATGGAATCTTGCGTGAATTTACGGCTGGAGATATTTCCAACAATGGATCTAATGAGCATTGa